The DNA segment TAGGCTCTCCATTTTTAACGACAACAGTAGGAACCACAAACTCATCAGTTACATCTTCTTGATAAGACCTATTCATTGCTTCAATTGCAGAACTAGCCTCTCTACCTTTACCGAGCGTCATTGCATCGTATGCTTTCTGCGTTCTATCCCATCTCTTATCTCTATCCATAGCATAATATCTACCTGAAACTGTAGCTATTTTTCCTACACCTATTTCTTCTAATTTAACTTCTAGCTCTTCAATATATCCTTTACCACTCTTCGGTGGTACATCTCGTCCGTCCATATAGCAATGTACATAAACCTCTTCTACTTCATATTTTTTAGCTAGTTCTAATAAAGCATATAGATGTGAATTGTGACTATGAACTCCTCCATCTGAAACTAGTCCCATTAAATGTAACTTAGATTTGTTTTTCTTTACATTTTCTATAGCTTTAATAAACTCTGGATTATTAAAGAACTCTCCATTTTCAATGGACTTAGTTATTCTAGTAAACTCTTGATATACTATTCTTCCAGCGCCTATATTTAAGTGACCAACCTCTGAGTTACCCATTTGTCCCTCAGGTAACCCCACTTCAAGTCCACTTGCCGCAAGTGTTGTGTTTGGATAAGTTTCTAATAATTTATTAAAGTTTGGAGTATTAGCTTTGCTTATAGCATTTCCATCGTATTCTTTACCAATTCCCCATCCATCTAATATAACTAATGCTGCTAATTTGTTAGACATTTTTGACCTCCTCTTAGAAGTTCACAATATCAGTAAAATCTTCTGCCTTTAGACTTGCTCCACCTACTAATGCACCATCTATGTCAGGTTGATTCATAATGTCTGTAACATTTTTAGGTTTTACACTTCCACCATATTGAATTCTAACTTCTTCAGATATGTCCACACCATATTTTCCTTCTATAGTGCTTCTTATATATTCAATCATTTCGTTTGCGTCTTCACTTGAAGCTGTTTTACCTGTACCAATAGCCCAAATTGGTTCATATGCTATAACTACTTTTTTAACATCTTCAGCTTCTACATCTTCTAACGCTTTTAAAACTTGCTCATTAACTACTTCTTTTTCTTCACCATTTTCTCTTTGCTCTAGAGTTTCACCTACACACACTATTGGATTTATGCCATGTGCTATTGCCGCTTTTATCTTTTTATTAACAGTTTCATCTGTTTCATTAAAGTATTGTCTTCTTTCAGAGTGACCGATAACAACATAGTCTATTCCAATTTCTTTAAGCATTAAAGGTGATATTTCTCCTGTAAAAGCTCCACTTTCTTCCCAATGCATATTTTGTGCACCTAATTTAACCTCTGTTCCTTCTAATTCCTTCTTTATAGCATCAAGAGAAACAAAAGGAACACAAACTACAACTTCTACATCTGTTTTAGCTGCCACATCTTTAATTTTATTTACTAATTCTACACCTTCACTTATAGTTTTATTCATTTTCCAGTTACCAGCTATTATTGGTGTTCTCATAAGTTTACCTCCTAATATCTTAGTACTTAAACATTACATTTGGTGTTTGATGCCATATAGTAACTTTTTAAACACCATGACACCAAACACCTTATTTTTATACAATTACTTATCGCTAATTGCAGCTATACCTGGTAATATCTTTCCTTCAAAGAATTCTAATGAAGCTCCACCACCAGTAGAAATGTGAGTCATTTTTTCGTTTAATCCAGTTTTATCTACAGCAGCTGCACTATCTCCTCCACCAATGATAGTAGTAGCATCTGCTTCAGCCATAGCTTTAGCTACTGCTTCTGTACCTTTTGCGAAGTTTTCCATCTCGAATACACCCATTGGTCCGTTCCATACTACTGTTTTAGCGTTTTTAATTTCTTCAGCGAAAAGCTTGCAAGTTTCTTCACCTATATCTAATCCCATCATGTCTTCTGGAATTTCTTCTACGCTAACAGTTTTGAATTCAGTATCATTTTTAAATTCTTTAGCTACTACTGTATCTACTGGTAATAATAACTTAACTCCTTTTTCTTCTGCTTTTTTAATTAATTCTTTTGCTAAATCAATTTTGTCTTCTTCTAATAGAGATTTACCGATGTTTAATCCTTTAGCCTTTAAGAATGTAAACATCATACCTCCACCGATTACAAGAGCGTCAACTTTGTCTAATAGGTTTTCAATTACACCTATTTTGTCTGATACCTTAGCTCCACCTAAAATAGCTACAAATGGTTTTTCTGGATTTGACATAGCTTTACCCATAACT comes from the Caldisalinibacter kiritimatiensis genome and includes:
- the tpiA gene encoding triose-phosphate isomerase, whose protein sequence is MRTPIIAGNWKMNKTISEGVELVNKIKDVAAKTDVEVVVCVPFVSLDAIKKELEGTEVKLGAQNMHWEESGAFTGEISPLMLKEIGIDYVVIGHSERRQYFNETDETVNKKIKAAIAHGINPIVCVGETLEQRENGEEKEVVNEQVLKALEDVEAEDVKKVVIAYEPIWAIGTGKTASSEDANEMIEYIRSTIEGKYGVDISEEVRIQYGGSVKPKNVTDIMNQPDIDGALVGGASLKAEDFTDIVNF
- a CDS encoding phosphoglycerate kinase encodes the protein MLNKKSITDMELKDKRVLVRCDFNIPMNDNGEITDDRRIRSALPTIKHIIEEGGKVILMSHLGRPKGEPKPEFSLEPVAKRLSELLEKEVVFAADDEVVGENAKKAVENMNVGDVVLLQNTRFRKEEKKNDPEFAKELASLGEVFINDAFGTAHRAHASNVGVSEHLPSAAGFLVKKEIEVMGKAMSNPEKPFVAILGGAKVSDKIGVIENLLDKVDALVIGGGMMFTFLKAKGLNIGKSLLEEDKIDLAKELIKKAEEKGVKLLLPVDTVVAKEFKNDTEFKTVSVEEIPEDMMGLDIGEETCKLFAEEIKNAKTVVWNGPMGVFEMENFAKGTEAVAKAMAEADATTIIGGGDSAAAVDKTGLNEKMTHISTGGGASLEFFEGKILPGIAAISDK